From Malaya genurostris strain Urasoe2022 chromosome 2, Malgen_1.1, whole genome shotgun sequence:
ttgaattttgaactcaGAAAAGTTATACAAACTTTTAATTTAAGATTCGAGTGTATGTGTTTGTAGAGATAATATAACAAGTATTGTCGCATGCCCTGGCAAAGAATCtgaacaacagcagttttttattcatattttcattCAGAGTTTCTATAATTACTGGCCCAACATCTTTCCGTATAGGAGTCCAAAAAGCATCCTGAAGAAAATCAAAAATAGATATCATTTAGCAAAGCAAGATCAGGGCTCTTCAGATCGATACGGAACTTGACTTCCTGGTTCAAtggacttcgcagccgactcaaTAATACTTAAAAATATGATATGCGCACAGCAAAATCTAGCTAAAGGCAAATTTGCTGTACGAAACTTGTAAAATCTCACACATTCAAATTGCAAAAACCAATCCAGCTATGTGCGAGAAAATGTAGCATATAAGAAAATCTTTGAAAGATGCACACATATACATTTACACAAACTGTTTCCGATCTTAGTGGTTCTATAGTTTTATATATCTGAAAAACTACTAGTTCTATAGATCTAtgtatctgagaaaatttatcatttctatatatccgaaaaacttaaatattcatattgtcacAACCCGGTGGGTTATGGCGCACCTTATTTCAACCGTCTTGATTCGTGCGAAACCTAATTTCAACCCTGTTCCCCAATGAACTGTCATCTGTCGTTAGTGGAAGGAGAATAGCGTGAGTAAGCAGTGAGTACACATGTGGTTTGTAGGTGAGGGAAATTAAGAGTtaaaatgaattgttttttcttaatattaatttgttatTCTACTTAAACTTAACTTAGAATAGTCAGTGCAGTGTAAAACATTATGAATTGATTTTCTAAAACTATACAGATACAAGGTAAAACATAAGAATTCACATGCAAACTTAACCTAAAACATAAATGATTTACAGCTAATAGTACGGATTGCTGATCAGTACAGTAAAACTCTCAGAAGTACGGAATTGTTAGTACGGACGAATTGATTATAGAAAAGACTAAACGTAAGTAATTTGTAAACACTTATTAACATAAAATGTATACACTGttagttatatttatgatgtctgCTATGAAGTTGATTAATTTGAATATCATTGAATAATTCTCCCCAAGGGATTTTATAACTCTCTCTGTCTCTATTGGAAATAAACGAGTTACAAAACCGGAAAGCTTTCTGTTCGTCCGATTGCTAGCGCAACATTTTATAAAATCCGTTTACGATCGGGGGCTTTAGTCGGTATGTCGAAAAGAAGTGACGGTCAAAGGCGCGGAATTTCTCCCACGAAAATCAGTTCGCTCTCGGAAGTGAGCTGCGAAATATGTCAAAAGCCAGATAACAGTTGTATGGTAGCATGTGATACGTGCGGGCAGTGGTTTCATTTTGTGTGTGTTGGTGTGAATTCAAGTGTTCAGGATGAGGATTGGAACTGTAAGAAATGTCTTGAAACGGTAACACAACCCCCAGCCGGCACTACACCAAATACCAGTACTGGAGCGGTACCAAAACCTGCGCCTGcggagccaaatctggagaaattAGTACAGAACCAGTTAACAGCGATGCAGGCAAGATTCGAACGAATGATGAAGGAAAGGGATGAGCAACGTATGAAGGAACTCAGAGATCAACGGAAGAAATACGATCAGGAGTTGAAAGATACAGAGCGACGTGTACTAGAGCAAGTTGAAAAGCAACATCGGATGATGAACTCAGGTGGTGGCAAGCAGACAACGACTTCGGCTGATCAGCCCGCACTAATGATGCATGGAGGCGGATCGAAAGCGGACTCGGCTGGTTGTCAAAACATACACCCACTGGGAAGTGAGTCAACTGGAGCTTATGCTGGGAATCAACCAACGCAATGGGCGCTCGGGCCGACTGCTAGCTCAACGTTAAATCCTCTACCACAAATCAACGTTTACGAGACCAGCCAGAATGACGAAGTTCTAGCACAGCAGTTAATGCTGTTGGAAGAGAAACAGGCATTAGATAAAAAACATCTGGAAGAGCGAATCCAGCTTCTACAACGGCATGCGATGGTCGACGGAGGGGCAGCTGGTGGCACTGGGCTGAACCCTCAGGCGACAGCCTTTCAATCGAATAGTTGTGGTTTCGGCGGAGTGTCTTCGCTAAGTCATAGTCAAATTTCGGCTCGTCAAGCTGTTAACAAAGAACTTCCGTCTTTCTCTGGAAATCCAGAAGAATGGCCACTTTTCTTCGCAAGCTACGAGAATTCGACCAGAATTTGTGGGTACAGCGATGAAGAGAATATGCTGCGGTTACAACGAAGTCTCAAGGGGAAGGCTTTGGAGTCTgttcgttgtcgtttgttacattCTACCAATTTATCCGGTGTTCTAGCGACATTGAAAACTCTCTTCGGAAGACCTGAAATTATTGTGCATTCTTTAGTCAACAAGATCCGGGAAATGCCATCTCCGAAGGCGGAAAAGCTTTGCTCGTTAATTGATTTTGGCGTTGCAGTTCAGAATGTCTGTGCCACCATAATAGCTTCAGGTATGGATGAATACATGTGTAACGTGGCGTTACTCCAGGAGTTGACAGAGCGATTACCGCCAGCCATCAGATTGAACTGGGCGTACCATAGACAGGGATTGAGTCGAGTGACACTTTCTGAATTTGGAGATTGGCTGGGGAAGTTGGTTGAAGCAGCTAGCATTGTGACGATGCCGTCGATCAATGCTTCGAAACCAGAGCGACGTGGAAGGAAGGATGACAATTTCATCAACGTACATTCAGGAAGCAATTCTTGTATGGAGACAGTATCAAAAAGCACCCCAGCACCGAAGGGTTGTCTCGTGTGTTCTAGCGAGTGTAGCAGTGCGAACAAATGCAAGAAATTCTTAGCAATGGACGTCGGATCTCGTTGGACAGTCGTTAAAGAGCGACGGTTGTGCAGAAAGTGCCTACGAAAACATTTCGGGGCGTGTCAGATTAAAACTCCATGCGGAAGGAACGGATGTTCGTTTATGCATAATGAGCTGTTGCATGACAACAAGCGGTACAGTAAGTCTGGAATTTCTGAATCAATGAATCCATCGGGGGTAAACCCAACTCCGCAGAGTTGCAATACGCATACGAAGATAGCGGAAAAGGTTTTGTTTCGGTATGTTCCTGTGACTATTTACGGTAAGGGCAAACAAGTGACTACATACGCCTTTCTCGACGACGGATCGTCTGCGACCTTGATTGAGCATGATTTGCTGAACGAGCTAGGTCTTAAAGGAGCTCCGCATCCCTTATGCCTCAATTGGACGGGTGGCCAGCAACGAGCAGAGAACGATTCTGTCTTGTTGTCTCTAAAGATTTCTGGTGTGAACGATTTCAGCGATGTGTTCGAGTTACCAGGAGTGCACACTGTCCGATACCTTTCCCTTCCTAAGCAGTCGGTCTCAGTTACGCAGTTAGCAAGGAAATACAGTTATCTTGAAGGATTGCCAATAGAGTCGTATGAAAATGTTTCTCCTCGAATGCTTATTGGAATGAATAATTGTAGATTAGGCCACGCCTTGAGAAGCATAGAAGGTGGCGAGAATGGACCAGTAGCATCTAAAACTCGTCTTGGGTGGATGGTCTACGGACCTTGCGCGATGGAGTCTGGAGCGATAAATTCCGACTATAGTGGTTGCCACAGTTTCCACATATGTCCGTGTGTCAAGGAAAACGACAAAGAGTTGAATACTACTCTGAAAGAGTACTTTTCGATCGAGTCTCTAGGAGTATCAGGCTCACGTCAGTCACTGCCGTCGAAAGATGAAGAACGAGCGATGAAAATTTTGTCCACAGAAACGCGTTACGTCGGAAACCGCTACGAGACCGGATTGTTGTGGCGCTACGATCGAATACAGCTACCTGATAGCAAGGGAATGGCTATGAAGCGTTTGGAATGCTTGCAAAAGCGTATGGCGCGAGAGCCCGAGATGGCAGCGGCGATGCGTGCAAAGCTATGCGACTATATAGAGAAAGGCTATATTCGTCGACTTTCAGCAGAGGAAAAGATAGAGAAGCATGCCAACGACTGGTATTTACCGATATTTCCAGTTATCAACCCGAACAAACCGGGCAAGGTACGGATTGTGTTCGACGCAGCCGCGAAAGTCAATGGAGTGTCGCTGAACTCATTCCTTCTAACGGGACCTGATCAGTTGACATCACTGCTTGCCGTTCTGTACAAGTTTCGTGAGTACCGTGTTGCTGTTGTAGGAGACATTCGTGAAATGTTCTTCCAAGTTCAGATGAAGAAACAAGACCAACGTAGTCAAATGATTCTGTGGAACGACGGGAATTCGGAAGTTGATCCTGAAGTCTACGTGGTAGCAGTTATGACGTTTGGTGCGGCGTGTTCTCCTAGTTGCGCACATTACGTTAAAAACCAAAACGCTGATAGATTCGAGAAACAATATCCCCGTGCGGTCGAGTGCATAAAGTATGAGCATTATGTTGACGACATGTTGGCGAGTGTTGAAACCGAGGAAGAAGCTGTAAAACTAGCTAGAGAAGTTCAATCTATTCATATTCAAGGAGGCTTCGAGATACGCAATTGGCTATCAAACTCCCGTTCTGTAGTAGAGCGAATGCTTGAACATACCAA
This genomic window contains:
- the LOC131430101 gene encoding uncharacterized protein LOC131430101 codes for the protein MSKRSDGQRRGISPTKISSLSEVSCEICQKPDNSCMVACDTCGQWFHFVCVGVNSSVQDEDWNCKKCLETVTQPPAGTTPNTSTGAVPKPAPAEPNLEKLVQNQLTAMQARFERMMKERDEQRMKELRDQRKKYDQELKDTERRVLEQVEKQHRMMNSGGGKQTTTSADQPALMMHGGGSKADSAGCQNIHPLGSESTGAYAGNQPTQWALGPTASSTLNPLPQINVYETSQNDEVLAQQLMLLEEKQALDKKHLEERIQLLQRHAMVDGGAAGGTGLNPQATAFQSNSCGFGGVSSLSHSQISARQAVNKELPSFSGNPEEWPLFFASYENSTRICGYSDEENMLRLQRSLKGKALESVRCRLLHSTNLSGVLATLKTLFGRPEIIVHSLVNKIREMPSPKAEKLCSLIDFGVAVQNVCATIIASGMDEYMCNVALLQELTERLPPAIRLNWAYHRQGLSRVTLSEFGDWLGKLVEAASIVTMPSINASKPERRGRKDDNFINVHSGSNSCMETVSKSTPAPKGCLVCSSECSSANKCKKFLAMDVGSRWTVVKERRLCRKCLRKHFGACQIKTPCGRNGCSFMHNELLHDNKRYSKSGISESMNPSGVNPTPQSCNTHTKIAEKVLFRYVPVTIYGKGKQVTTYAFLDDGSSATLIEHDLLNELGLKGAPHPLCLNWTGGQQRAENDSVLLSLKISGVNDFSDVFELPGVHTVRYLSLPKQSVSVTQLARKYSYLEGLPIESYENVSPRMLIGMNNCRLGHALRSIEGGENGPVASKTRLGWMVYGPCAMESGAINSDYSGCHSFHICPCVKENDKELNTTLKEYFSIESLGVSGSRQSLPSKDEERAMKILSTETRYVGNRYETGLLWRYDRIQLPDSKGMAMKRLECLQKRMAREPEMAAAMRAKLCDYIEKGYIRRLSAEEKIEKHANDWYLPIFPVINPNKPGKVRIVFDAAAKVNGVSLNSFLLTGPDQLTSLLAVLYKFREYRVAVVGDIREMFFQVQMKKQDQRSQMILWNDGNSEVDPEVYVVAVMTFGAACSPSCAHYVKNQNADRFEKQYPRAVECIKYEHYVDDMLASVETEEEAVKLAREVQSIHIQGGFEIRNWLSNSRSVVERMLEHTNTEKDMNFTAEMVTEKVLGMWWDTTSDTFTFKLSPKHDVQLISGARMPTKREVLRTLMAIYDPMGLIGNFLIYLKILLQEIWRSGCSWDDEIDGRLAERWKTWIRALPNVVQIRIPRCYRVVTSAGPSNNVELHIFCDASENGMAAVAYFRFEENGTVESSLIGSKTRVAPLKYLSIPRLELQAAVIGARLAECIVTSHRLKVVRRTFWTDSRDVICWLRSDHRRYSQFVAFRISELLDTTEVNEWRWLPTKANVADEGTKWQKSPSFVPSSRWFRGPEFLREPESGWPGDS